A genomic segment from Mus musculus strain C57BL/6J chromosome 13, GRCm38.p6 C57BL/6J encodes:
- the Zkscan8 gene encoding zinc finger protein with KRAB and SCAN domains 8 isoform 3 (isoform 3 is encoded by transcript variant 3) translates to MATEPRKPSSAPSPPDQAPEEDLVIVKIEEDHGWDEESGVHENNTPGQELFRLRFRQLCYQETLGPREALIQLRAFCHQWLRPDLNSKEQILELLVLEQFLTILPGELQALVKEHQLQNGEEVVTLLEDLERQINVLGRPVSSCACCD, encoded by the coding sequence ATGGCTACAGAACCAAGAAAGCCTTCTTCAGCCCCATCTCCACCAGACCAGGCTCCTGAAGAGGATCTTGTCATTGTCAAGATAGAGGAGGATCATGGTTGGGATGAGGAATCCGGTGTGCATGAGAACAACACACCTGGCCAAGAACTGTTTCGTCTACGCTTCAGACAGCTCTGCTACCAGGAGACATTAGGACCTCGGGAAGCTCTGATCCAGCTCCGTGCATTTTGCCATCAGTGGCTGCGGCCAGACTTGAACAGCAAGGAGCAGATCCTGGAGCTGCTGGTGCTGGAGCAGTTCCTGACCATCCTGCCAGGGGAGCTGCAGGCTCTGGTTAAGGAGCACCAGTTACAGAATGGAGAGGAGGTGGTAACCCTATTGGAGGACCTGGAAAGGCAAATTAATGTCCTAGGGCGGCCAGTAAGTAGCTG